The Xyrauchen texanus isolate HMW12.3.18 chromosome 25, RBS_HiC_50CHRs, whole genome shotgun sequence genome includes the window GATTATGTTACGGCAATTTTTTGTTCCATCACAGCTTTCTCTGGAGTGGGTGGAGATGGTGCTTGTGGGTTGTCTACCATAGCAGCTTTTTTAGATGTTCCTTTGTGGTGAAGACATTTAGACAGAGTGATATAATGCTTCCTAGTTAAGTATGCACACAGTATGTATTCCCCCTGTGACATATTGggcaacttttttattttacctgTGAGATTTTTGTGGATGTGGTGGCACAGGATCAAGGCAAGGAGGAGGATGAAAGCAAGGCATCCGAGGACCATGCTACACACCAGAAAACTATAACTGCCTTCTGTCTGAATCAGCTGGGGGAAGTTTTCtgttatgttgtttatttttagcAAAATATTTCTCAGATGTTACAACATTATTGAAAGTACTTACAGATCCAATCAACACCTGCATTGACATCTCGCCCATTCCAGCAAAGGTCACTAAGACTGGTGTTGCACATCCTGAAGAAAGTGGAGAACAAGATAAACTTTTTGCATGTTTGTCCATGtgtgtgcaaaaaaacaaaacacactatgACATTTTTACAACTTtcccaaaaatacaaaaattgagagtGGTGGATTACGGCTGTCAGAAAAGAGGAGGGTGCCAAATTTGcagtcactccctcagcagctgtgtttgagtaatactgtataatatactAAATTAAATCttaatattgttctaaaaattcagtttctgtgtgtgtgcatacaattTACCCTGGTAGTCAAGGATGTCCTCAGTGTAAGCCAGCATCAACGGGAAAACACTGCTGAGGAAAAGCCCGACCAAGGCTGTGCCCacaaacagaaacacattgttTGTGTAGAGGGTCAGCAACAGCAGCATTGTTATAATCACGCCAGCCTTAACAAGAGAGAGAGGGACAAAGGGAAATCACTATCCACCATGATTCCTTATACACTACATAGATACATGTGGGTCCAAATGTTCAAGACCGCATTGAATAAGAATGCATTTTACTATAAAACCTTACAATAAATTTCAGatctcaaaacttaatccccaatgcaatcaAGCTTTTACTGAAACCAAGCTGCACAAAcgcctcattctctacttccacgACTTCCCTACATCACTAGGAGGCTCATTATTTCATGACAACCTCTAAAGCAATAACATCAATACCTACTTTtatcgcacccttggccccgacCACTGGTGCTCAGAGAGAACAGGACAGACAGGACCTTGTGTGGCcaactaactattcctgaacaccaaagaggactcatctggactattttttattatttttgttttgaaacatGTACTCAACAGaagtctttgaccattgtcatgtaTCTTGTGACACTTTTTAAAGTgacggtgtcaagttacaactctgaaaatggGACCTTGTTCCATTTCATTTAGCTGCtctgctgttttgagcacaaaagcATCCTGGACACCTTCTTGCGCCCATCTGCgttttgttggtgtatgtaaacatgcacttaaAGGACACCGGTATCAAAGTGTGTATTTCAGCGTGGATTGTATGTTTTTTCAgctcatatcagcatggattgcttgtgaaccagttataatatgattcaagctttgcaaaggaactgttattgaaggatatgggcagttaaaaacactactAGACCCAACAGCAAATCAACTGCATAACCGtaagtaaacagtttcattcaaGAATGTGTCACATTTCATGTTTGCTAGTTTATGATGCTGATGTGCTTGAGTGTACAGtgtaatatattcggatgcaatgtgttgggtgtgcattatgtgtaaaccccgaaatgttgttttataatgttgtggagcttgatCATTCCCTTCTGAATGAGATTCAAATATGGCTGTGTTCAAGGGCTGCACAAtgtcaatcataacagtgggcatttacattgaagtttcaAGGAGGCGCTTATGTCAAAACCgggcatttcagacagagggcgagacagggtggaaaattatcatatagtACTATACAGGGTGTATTAAGACTGATTATACATAATTTGTTTAGTGCATaacaactttactaacattatcagtagacctcagggaagataatacaattataaaaaatgtcatgaccccttaaaTTAAACCTTAATATAGCTTTTTCCTagtataaaagtaaaaatgtctgGATTAAAGGTTGGGTTGAGtagattttattaacaatgaaAATCAGCCCTGTGTATGTCAACTAGAATAGTTCaatctaaaatgaaaatgttgtcattatttactcacccatgtcatcatgttgttccaaacccgtatgactttctttcgtgaaACACAAAACGTGAATGTTTGAAAAATATTCAGGCCATTatatccatataatgaaagtgaatgaggacctTTCCAAAATGACAAATAGAAGTAccattaaaatatcataaaagtgttCCAAACAACTCACTATATTTCCAGTCTTCCAAAGCCACATTATagctttgtgtaagaaacaatCTGAAATTAAATCAGAATCTGTCCCATGGACCACATGTGCTTTTAATTTtaattctgcattttaaaacactatcagttAAGGTTAGGTGTTGTTAATggtaagaatgtctgttttgttaaagtcttatttctctttttggactcaaaattcaaatttttggtgaactattcctttaaagactgaCAGCAAGAAGCAGGTTTATTACCAGGTTGATAATGAGCAGATGGACCGGTTTGAAACGGTATGATAATGGGATGGAGACCAGTCGTCCTGCAGTGACAGCTGCCCAGAAGACACAGTTCAGGTATGCTGCCATCTTAACTGGCAGTGACATGGGAGCTGAAACAGCGTATGTGTAAACAAAGCCGGCAAAAACCCCCTGAAGATAAGCGTCAAGGGTAAAGTGTGAATATATTGTAACTTGCTGCTCTCCAAAGATATTTTACAGTAAGAAGTAAGTCTCGTCAGGCCACTTGCTCACCATTATGCCTTCTGACATAAGCAGGACCAGTCCACCCAAGATGTGGATACCAAAAAATGTGACGGGTAGCCCACGCAGGTTTTCATTCATACAGCAGCTAAAGAGATCACCATGTCCTGAATAACAAAGTAGGGGAGACCAGTGATAGTTGCAACAAGAGCTTAAATTGTAAATTGGTTTCAAATTAGTTCAATTTATTATAAATTctataataaaaactaaaattctaCTATTAACAAATTGTTGTAATAACTCGAGTTTAAAGtgaatacaaaaaaattacattgggTTACATTAAGGCAAGAGTTTTAATTATATACTGAAAGTAGtgtaaaggtacactcagtaattgttttccTCAAAATGTTACTTCTTTACAAATGAATTGTACATTTGAAAcacatgcataaaatcatgagctCTCACATGAGATGAATTCTCAAATCATATCAGAAaccatataaaagctgttttattctacctgGAGAGAGGGGCATGGGGGCttacattttagaatcacatgaccagccagatactcgcttaatctcagcaACTGTTGTTGAAGGCTTTTACTTAGGGATTCAATTTCATCCATTCTGAGTGTGAATAGTGAAttcctacaatggcatctgtaactaaaaactattgcATTTGTATTATGCTACATACACGCCCCAGTGTGTCAGTGTAGGTCCATATTGACATATtccaaaaattactgagtgcacctttaatgaaaaATTGTACAATGGTACtattaacatttttgacattttcacaTTGATATAGTGTCAAGTTGACACTCTCATATCTCATAATCACActctttttgtttgttgtagtTTTACATATTGTAATTTCATAGAATTGATAAATTACCATTTCTATAGGCCTAAACAATGATTTGGTAATTTGGTAGAGTTAACAGTGAAACGACTTGTTCCAGTCTTGCCTCTATTTTGCAAAGTAAAATTAATTCTTAGGTATAAGATTCCAAGGTGCTGCTCACCAGAAACTTCAGCGCATGGATCGGGCGTCTCTGTGCTTTCTTGTGTGTGGGTCTCCATGGCTAATTCATCCTTGTCCAGCAGCCGTGGAGTGCTGTTTGGGCAAAAGGGAAGCAGCTTCTCTAGGTACATCAACACAAGAACTGCAATTGGCACAGGTAGCTACGGGAGGAAAAAGACAGTGTTTTTaggattttaataataataataaaatatataaaatttacattaaatCAATGAGAAATATTAACAATTCTGCATTATTTCAAGTTttctaatcaaataagcaaatgtaTTATATTGGCCATGTTATTGTCCAATGTATGAAAAGTCAGAATTGCTTTcttccattaaagcacacaaTATGCCCTGTGGCATATTCTCAAATGTCACTGCAATAACATGGATCTTTAGGATTTGCACAAATTTGTCGAGTCAAtgtcagcttgtgtgcatgctgtcattaaattcagggcataccaaatactaagaaaatgtataatttgtgGTCATTTTTCAATTCACTTTTTCactctcaaattgttatgctttaTTATGATTTAATTTGCAATGAACTGGATTCATttgaaaaattcaaaataaaaccaTTTTCATAAGTGGACAAATGTTAAACCCcactgttaatatatatatatatatatatatatatatatatatatatatatatatatatatatatatatatatatttatatatatatttttttgttttttttttgtttttttttaaatcaaggtcAGTGTATCTCACAATTAGACAACACTTTCTACACTTACATTTATGAGGGCCATGATCCAGAAGGCATATGACACACTGGCCTTCCCTTCAACCGGCCCTGAGTGTGGGGAATTCTCAAGGATCCCTGGTGACCTAAAGCTGGCTGTCAGGCTGTATCTGAAGTGCTGAATTACCTCTGTAGCATTTGCTGTGCTGTTACTGCTTGGGCAGTGCCCTGATATGAATGGGTCTGCAATTAGGGGGCTCACCAGAGCACCAAGCCCAATAAAGAAGTGCAGTGCCTGGAAAAGGAGTAAAGACAGAGAGGAGAAACCCAGTTtagaattattatatattttttagcaatatcacatgagcaagagtgctgaactacacttttttttgttgttgtttcaacttaaaaaaaaagtaagtgtACGTGCTGCCTTAAAATGAATTTTCTGAATTTGTGTCAACAAGATTGTTTAAAGTTTCTCACccccacctatcatatcacttcaaaagataTAGAGTTACCACTGGACTATTTTTATGTTgccttctggccaccattcacctgaATAGTACTGAcctacaaaacaattttttttcactAAATGTCTTATTTTATGTTCTACAGAAGTATTACACATCTGAGATAAGTAGGATTGGcaagagagtgaataaatgaagaaaaaaaaattcaaaaatgaaaaattcaatATAAATGATTCATATAAATTCAATATGAACTATTCCTTGAGTAAAAAGATGAGCTTTGAATTATTGCTACATGACAAATATCCAAAACTTCTAACAAACACAACAACCAGCAGCATCAATAAAAGCAGCAAACAGTAAGAAATGCTTAGTAATTTGCATATTTTATTCATGCCACCATACATGCTGGGAATCCAAATACATGAGTGTGCTATGCATAGTTCTCTTGACTTATCATTTTGATTTCAACTGaatcattttttcataataacTTATCACAAGTTTAGCCAACAAAAACTGGGATAATTAAGTTATCTCAACAAGATCAATGCAGGGCATTTATTCTAACTCTAAATTTTAAGTTATGATaactaaaatgcaaaataattttttacagtgatGTTATTCTGAATTTTAGCACgactatttttttttagaattgtatTGGTTGTGATTCTGTGAAGACTCAGTGCTATTCAAATAGTCAAATGAGTCAATGACTCACCCATAACATAAAATATGCTAATTTGTCACCACCCACTGTTTAAAAATCAAAATGAATAGAGGAAAGTCACAAACGCTGACAAGCGGAGGGAATCAAAATTCAAATTCAAGGACCAGAAAATCCTGTTGTGAAATGTTCTTTTAATGATTCAATTGTATAAACAAAAACGAATGGTAAATCCTTCTTTTCATATAAAATAGTCCATCACTGACCaacaaattattacaattatgaGGCAGCCTTCATACCCATTTTACACTACTGTTCAGAACTGTAGGCCTACTATGGACTAAAACCTCTCTTGTGTGAGAGTGAAAATATAGATGGCCACTCTCACCTGCAGGAAAATAGCAGAGTCCTTCTGATAAATGGACACCAGTTGGATGTTTGCAATAGTGTCGATGATGCCCATGGCCAGGCCTGATACTGCCATAGCGACGGCCAGCAACAGCACATTATTGCAAAGTGGGATGATAGCAAAAACCACAGAGATGATGATGGCGGAGAGGAACAGAGCAGTGAGGGCACTAAACAACCTGAGAAACAGAAGGAAAAAAGCTTGGTTGCACATGATATGTGATTATGTGCTATTTTGCCCTTTTTATTTCTCACATTTCTAAAGAGGGACTTCTTCTAATCATTTGATCCTTAAAAAtgtattctcctccctgcccagtaggtggcaatatgcgcGAAGAATGCTAATAGCCAAAAACAATGTTGAAGTGAAAGTGaacatttagagtaaaaaaggacttcaatattgatctgtttctcacccacacctatcatatctcttcggaagacatggatttaaccactggagtcttttgtgctttttgaaccttcaaagttctggccaccattcacttgcattgtaaggagttgaaatattgtaaaaatctttgtttgtgttctgcagaacaaagaaagtcaaacacatctgggatggcatgagggtgagtaaatgatgagagagttttcatttttgggtgaactattcctttataatGAAGGCACTTTCTAGTAATCAAACATGGGTGGAATATGTCCATTGTTAATGTAATGAACCTGTGGGAACTGActttatacatccactaaaaatcccaTTTTACATGTACATTAATTCTAAATTACAATACAGATTTCAAAAACCTGGCAGCAATTTagctttattttgaaatgacatcaCAAAACCAACTAAAGATAGCAAAATACCTCATGTTAACTTGGTATTCAACAGGACACTGCACTGGTACTCTCAAAAGCATTTTTTACAAAGCATTTTAACAGTATATAGgacaaattatttgtttattattattgtacactTCAATTAAGGTATTCGGTACACATCTACGTAAAGACATCAACATGCGAGATTGACAATATAAGGAGCAACACTGCTAAAAACACCAAGCAGTGAATACAATCCACAATCAAGTCTGACATTTGTGCAACACAGCTTTTTACTGTGACCAACATACTAAATATCTCAATTAAAACGAAATGACACCGTGTTACCCAAACACTGGATTTTTACAAGGAGAGTGTATCTTGATGTCCATCTTGATGTAGTGTGGAATCCCAACTCTACTCACGTTTTTTGGAAAATCCCTCCAGTAGAGCTTCCGATGAGCAGGCAGAGCTGCTGTGAGAAGAACACCCAGGTGATCTCCCGTAACGTGGAGCCCGTTTGGCATTTCAGATCTAGGATTGTAGGCCCCAGGAAGGCTATGCTGAGTCCAAAACTCCAGAACAAACTCCAGTATGTCAGTGTATGTTGACAGTTCCTTTTGAAAAGTGTTAATATATGCTCTTCAATGAACATAGTGTTAAAGTCTCTCGACTATTCCACAGAGAGGAGTGAATGGACAACTTTGTTTGACTCCTGGTGCCTGAACGTTTACTTTTTTGGGCTCCCAGGCTTCTAAATCATTTGCTTAGAAGACAGATCACAGAATGGAAGGTCATTTCCCATATTTATATTCCTTCACTCATCCCACAGCTTTTGTGATGCCACTGAAGTTAATGTCTAAAAATCACCATCTCAACAGAGCTCCTCAAAACTGTCAATGATTTTCAGTTGAACTGTCAATGATTTTGATTCTGGTTGAGAGTCATGGATCAGAATGTAATAATATGAACATTCCTTCCAAAGAACATAATGCCTTCAATGGACCATTGTGTTTTTATGAACCAAGTACCGATGAACAATGTTGAATCTGCATGCCTACTATTATCAGTATGTATTATGGGGCATATTGTATATACAACCATAACCTCTATACTTGTAAAGCACTGTGTGCGTAATATCCCTGCTACAAAGACCGGCTTAACCatcatgcaattcccatgctagCCTAAGCTGATTTATGCTGGTAAATGCTGGTTCAGTGCTGGCCTAGCTGGTGGGCCAGCATAACCATGCTTTTCACCTGCAAAACCTAATTGGTTAAGCTGGTTGACCATCATGGTCTTTTTATGAAGatggttaagctagtttaaaagcctgaTAGGGTCACTAGCACACCAGCATCTCTTGCtgggggaccagcacccaaaaTACAACATTAGCTGATGacaaatgctggtcttttcagcagggatctAAAGTTACAATCGCTGTTGTCTTGTTGGCTCTTCAGTCCAGAATCAATGCAATGCCACGCCACGAGGCTGCACAATtctttctgttttattctacagaATAATCCAGACAGTAAACAGGGAAATCATTAGCTTTATTTACATTCACAAAGTGTTACATATATCCCAAGTACTGGTTAGGCAATGTACTATGGACCCATCTTAGGGCTATGTTTGAAATATCTAAACCTCTTTTTTTGTTCCTGGTGAAAACCTACATTTACTTGGTGGGTTTCCCATGCTGTAGGTTTAATCAGCATACATTTATTGCACTTTTATACGTGACATctaatcatttaaattaatttgagtgTAATATGACTGAATGGCACAGGGTACAAACACAAATTTTCCATTTGTCACATAAATGGATGTCATATAGTTGATAGTATGTCATAAATACTGTCCACAGACATTAAGTTGTACATTACCTGATGTAGAGTTTTTCAATGTATCAATTTCAATTTTATTATAGTGacattatattgtatataaatacACAATGCTAAATATCATCTgttaatttgaacattttatgAATCTTTGATTAATGTACTGTAATTTCACATATATTCGTATAATAATACATAAAGTAGGCTACtgtttttgtgattaacatttttttttattgattcatatattaaacaatgaaaaGAAAACCATATTCAAACAGAATTAATACTTAACCTCCACTATTAccactaatttaatttaatttaattttcaatgttaatttcaacatatactaatacatttataaaatacgtTGTATGTGTTAATGTATCAGTAAATGCATTGTTAACTAACAATGTAAAATACtgttgattgttagttaataataTGGTATGcattacaaatgttaacaaatgcaactttattgtaaagtttttaaTATCTGTCCTTGGACAGGTCTGTGGAAAAACCTGGCTTTAACTAATAGTATTTACAGCACACAATGTCTTgtgtataataattaattatcttTCTCCTAATGCAACTCATAGGATGTATATTATTGTTGCTAATAACTGCATTTAGTGCTGTTAAGTTTGCATGGCTGTATATTGAGTGTAAGTTGAACCATCTTTTTATAGCAAAGTAAAAATAGCTTGAGGTTCTTAACTATGTCAAAACATGTTCTGCACAATCAAGTAACAGCACTACATACAACGTGTTCTCAAATCTACATATCCAGGTTGGCTTTTCAGGGACTCAGGAGTATGCTTAAACATTCATGCATATTTCTCCTAGCAACAAAATCCTTTCAGTAGCTGTCAACAGCCTGAACCAGAATTATTGATTCAACTATTTTCAAGTGCTTTAGTCATCACTAATTGGGCTCTATGTGTAAATGCATGCTGATTTCTTCTTTGTCAAGTCTGATAAGATAACAATATCCAATAATTCTATGTGaccaaatagagagagagagatctgattTTGGGAGTGCATGAAATGGTTGTCTTTAATCTTCGAGGAGAGGAAGGCGATGATGACAGATGTGTGTTTTTACAATAGACATTGATTAACGCTTTCAAATGATTTCTAACTTCCTTTTCACAAGTAAAGCAAACCCAAAGTGACTTATTGAAAGGTAATTGTAGACTAAGACTTCAAACTTCAAACTGACATACCTAATGAGGACATGTTAATTTTCAACATCGCTATTACTCTGTGAATCGCAAGATGTATTTTTTCAATCTGTATGTGATTATGGAGGTTTGAACTGCCTGAGttatagaatagaatggaatagagttaTAGAATAGAGTTATAGAATTcattctctgttgggtgagagtTAGTTGGCAGCATTGACGTTTGACCTAATTTATCTTCAAAGTACAAAAGGTGCTCAAATAATCAACCTGATTAAACGGTTTTGAAGCATTCTA containing:
- the LOC127619270 gene encoding major facilitator superfamily domain-containing protein 4B-like translates to MFIEEHILTLFKRNCQHTLTYWSLFWSFGLSIAFLGPTILDLKCQTGSTLREITWVFFSQQLCLLIGSSTGGIFQKTLFSALTALFLSAIIISVVFAIIPLCNNVLLLAVAMAVSGLAMGIIDTIANIQLVSIYQKDSAIFLQALHFFIGLGALVSPLIADPFISGHCPSSNSTANATEVIQHFRYSLTASFRSPGILENSPHSGPVEGKASVSYAFWIMALINLPVPIAVLVLMYLEKLLPFCPNSTPRLLDKDELAMETHTQESTETPDPCAEVSGHGDLFSCCMNENLRGLPVTFFGIHILGGLVLLMSEGIMGVFAGFVYTYAVSAPMSLPVKMAAYLNCVFWAAVTAGRLVSIPLSYRFKPVHLLIINLAGVIITMLLLLTLYTNNVFLFVGTALVGLFLSSVFPLMLAYTEDILDYQGCATPVLVTFAGMGEMSMQVLIGSLIQTEGSYSFLVCSMVLGCLAFILLLALILCHHIHKNLTGTSKKAAMVDNPQAPSPPTPEKAVMEQKIAVT